From the Nymphaea colorata mitochondrion, complete genome genome, the window AAAAGGTCAAGACTGTCTTGAAAGGTCAGGACTTTTGATGGAAGGACAGGACCAATTGCAATTGTATGCCATTAGTACTCACCTGACCAAAAATTTAAAGGTTAAGACTGTCTTGAAAGGTCAGGACTGATTCTTCTTGAAAGATGAAGACTCATTGCAATTGTATGCCATTAGTACTCACTTGACAAACAAATGCCATTAGTACTCACTTGACAAACAAATGCCATTAGTACTCACTATACCAACATGAGTACTCACCATACCAAAACAATGCCATTAGTGCTCCCAATGGCAATTGTATGCCATTTTCCATACAACAAATTGTATGCCATTAGTGCTGACCATACCAAAAAGCTCATCACTTTTCATAAGCACACTCGCTTCGCTTTGGCTTCCCTATAGTCCGTCATGTCATTTTGTCTTATAGTGCCCACAAAGCCCTACGCTTTGCTCATGACGTACAAAGCACTCGCTTTGAAGCAAGAGGGCTTTGCTCGTGACGTTGGGGCAGGGGCTCTTTAACAGAGAATTTATTGCTATTGTTAGCCAACATCTTCTTCATTCCTGACCACATCGATAACTAGAGTGAAAAAAGGGGAATGTCAACTTGATCTCTAGATCTGGGAAGAAACGATCCATAGACCTGCTCAAGAACCGAACCATAGAGTAGTTAGCACAGGCGCCACGGAAAGGTATGTTTTGATATCTCGCATGGTCCTTCTTGATTTCACACATCACATATATGATCAGATAGATTAACTATGTAGTTGTAGATCACTTGTATTTGTACGCGGAATCCCTAACGAAAATGGATATGTACAACGATCCGGTAGATGAGAGACTCCTGCCCCTGAGTCAAAGAAAAAGTCAGTGCCCCGTTCCGTTCTTTTTTTTGTTCCTGAGCATTGCCAATAAAGACTCATTCTTTTCGACTATTGAACCTTGGATTTGATATATACAACATTCACACTCTTTTCTTTGATGTTATGAGACCAAAAAGCAAAAATGGCAAGAGAAATGTAGTTAGATGGTCGGTGTGGAAAAGAAGACACTCTACAATGACACTGTACAACAATGGAAAGGGATGTAGCGCAGTTTGGTAGCGCGTTTGTTTTGGGTACAAAATGTCACGGGTGCCAATCCTGTCATCCCTACCTCTGACTTATCTTATGGGCAGTAACATGGGATCAATGGAAATTGGGCATGGCATAATCATTAGTCTCATTTAATGAGACTATATGCAGGCTCAGAAGTCTTGGGAAAAGAATCTTGAAAGAGTCTCTCTTGTCGTGAGAAAGCGCTCTTAGTTCAGTTCGGTAGAACGCGGGTCTCCAAAACCCGATGTCGTAGGTTCAAATCCTACAGAGCGTGATTATCCTTTGTACCGAATCACATTAACTTGAATTGCAAACATCAATGAAATTTGACCTCCTGCGGATCAAGGATAGGAGGTCAATGACAAGAAAAAAGAGATCTGACTCAATCAAAAGTCAAACTGATCACCGCGTCTGTATTGGTTATATGCAGTTACAAACAATCCGGCTAAAGTAATAGGAATTAGACCTCACACGATTCCAAACTTCAATCATTTATCTTTTGTGGGGAGAAAAAGAAAGGATCTCTAATCCCTATAATATAGGTAGGTGGGTAGGAAAAATGGGTGGGCCGGAGCAAACAACCGGGCCTAGTATAAACAACCAACCAACAATGCGCCATGTTGAGGGACTTTCAGGATTAGTACCGAAGACTAGGGCTCTGAAAATGGTATCAGGCATCAGAGGCGGATCTGGCTATCGGACTTTCGGGGGAAGGGAGGGAAGGTTGGATGGATGGGTGAGATTGAAAGGTCTTTCTATGTTGTAGGGCGTCGATGCGCAGATCTCTTCGTACTGCCGTCCGTACCCCCGCACTCTTTCTTTCTTCGGACCAGAAGAGGATTCGAAGAAAGCAATTCATGCCAGCCATTCCGCTCCAGCTCCCCCGGCACATAAGAAAGAGTCAAGGAATAGGACCAAAACCGGGGCCCTTGTCTACTTTCGAGCGAGGCAATCGAGGCGGCCCATCTCTCCACCTCCGAACTCCAAACCTTCCCATGGTGGGTCGCCGCACCCACTGCCTGCAGACAGACCCACTTTTTAAGTCGAGTCTCTGCGGATGGAGCTTCACTGCTGACCCTCTCCCCCAACGTAATTTTGACGAGCAAAGCCCACAAAGCACTCGCAACTTTGAATGCTGAAAGAAGGGATCAAGGTTTGACGGATTGATGGAAAGGAAATGATGGAAAGGTCAGGACTAATGAGAATGATTGAGGAATGATTATGGAAGGACAGGACCCTTTTGAAAGGTCAGGACTCTGAAAGGTCAGGACTAATGAGAATGATTGAGGAAAAGTCAGAACTCACCTTCTCAAAAAGGTCAAGACTGTCTTTCAAAGTCAGGACTAACCTGACCAAAAAGATCAAGACTGTCTTGAAAGATCAGAACTTCTTCTTCTTAAAAGGACAGGACCCTTTTGAAAGGTCAGGACTCATGACAATTGTATGCCATTAGTACTCACTTGACAAACAAATGCCATTAGTACTCACTTGACAACAAAATGCCATTAGTACTCACTTGACAACAAAATGCCATTAGTACTCACTTGACAAACAAATGCCATTTTCCATCAACAATGAGTACTCACCTTATCAAAAAGGTCAAGACTGTCTTTCAAAGTCAGGACTGACCTTATCAAAAAGGTCAAGACTGTCTTTCACAGTCAGGACTAACCTGACCAAAAAGGTCAAGACTGTCTTGAAAGGTCAGGACTGATTCTTCTGGTCAAGACTGTCTTGAAAGGTCAGGACTGATTATGGAAGGACAGGACCAATTGCAATTGTATGCCATTAGTACTCACCTGACCATACAAGACTCATTTGTATGTCATCAGTACTCACCTTATCAAAAAGGTCAAGACTGTCTTTCAAAGTCAGGACTAACCTTACCAAAAAGATCAAGACTATCTGATCAGGACTGATTCTTCTGGTCAAGACTGTCTTTCACAGTCAGGACTGACCTTACCAAAAAGATCAAGACTGTCTTGAAAGGTCAGGACTTTTGATGGAAGGACAGGACCAATTGCAATTGTATGCCATTAGTACTCACCTGACCAAAAATGGAAAGGTCAAGACTGTCTTGAAAGGTCAGGACTCATTCTTCTTGAAAGGTCAGGACTCATTGCAATTCAATGCCATTAGTACTCACTTGACAAACAAATGCCATTAGTACTCACTTGACAAACAAATGCCATTAGTACTCACTGTACAAACAAATGCCATTAGTACTCACTGTACAAACAAATGCCATTAGTACTCACTTGACAAACAAATGCCATTAGTACTCACTGTGCAAACAAATGCCATTAGTACTTTCCATATGCCATTAGTACTCACTGTACAAACAAATGTCATGAGTGCTGACCATACCAAAATCCATCCAAATTGGTTGATGGATAATGGCATCTCCTTTTTTTGATGGATAATGGCATACAATGACAATTGATCCTTTCCATCAACCATCAAACCTTGATGTCCTGAAAGTCAAAGTTGTCCCTGAAGCTTCGCTTTGCGAGTGCTTTTTTCATTCGCATTCGCGGAAGGCCAATGTGTGAGTTTCGATCTGATGTGTGAAGCGTCATTCGCTTGCATCTGTTCTCTGCTCGCTAGCTTTGAGTGACCGGGGCTCGTTCCGAAACTCTTCAGCGGATGACTCGCGGAGTATACTGCGCTCGTTCGCTCGTTGCTCATATCGCAAGCAACTACTCAAGGCAAGCCGCTTCTCATACAGCTCGTGGAGTGCTTATGATCTCCCCCGAGGCCGTGTCCTCCTTTCGAACAGGCGGGTTTTGGTCAAGTCCTTCGGATTCTCCCTCCCGGGCAAGTCACTCGGGCAGAACCCAAGCATGTACAAGTAGCCGTGAAGATGCCGGCATTCTAATGTACAACGTGTGCCCCGCTCTACCATCGGAAGAACCGCCACGGCCACCCCTGGATGAAAGACAGATCCAACATTCGGACCAGGACCGACTCAAAGGTGTATCAATTGCGAAATGCTTTGATATAGATATGTTTATCAGAAAAGGTGTAGATTCGCGGAGTTAGGAGCGAGACTCATAACAGGAGTTGCTGAGATGAAGAAGTAAACTAGAAACTTGGATTGCGCCTTTGACTCGAGAACTCGATCAACGGAATCTGAAACTCAAAACTAGAAATGCTACAGTAGAGTGCTCACGCACTGCACGATCCCGATACACCAACGGAAACAATCTTTCACTCCTGACGTCGTTTGACGCATCAGATCTCTCCATTTTGTCTGAACTTTCGCTCGCGCCTTTATCAACTTGCCTTTATATGCTTTTTTATATGCTGACGCGTATAAACTCTAAAAGCCACCCGTTCGCCCCAAACTCTTTTTCAAAGAATCACCGTCAACTCGGTTCGCTAATCCAGTAAATTGGGATCATTCGTTTGAGGTCCCGTGTCTGTACTTTGGGCCTGATACGCGTAGGTACAGTCGAGGGTTGGTCAAGGGAGAGGGAGTGAGAACTCTCTCGATCTAGGGGAGAGGGAGTGAGAACTCACTCGACCTAGGGGGGAGGGAGTGGAGGCGCCGGACAGGACGAGTCTTGTCCGGTAGTTAAGGCCAACAACCTTGAAGAGGAGGTGTCCATAGTGCATTGTTGGTGGGTCGTGCTCTTTGGTTAATTACGAGATACCCTGGTTCCGTTTGATTACTCAAACATAGAGAAGATATGCCTGGCATTGGTGTTTGCAGTACAAAAGCTCAGTTCCTGGAACATCCCGTTCGGCTCATATCGAAAGCAGATCCGCAGATTCCACACCATAAAGCCAACTTTGCTCTCGAGCCTGTCTTTTGGGAGCTATATTAGCACTAGTCTTTCAGACTGGAGGATAGGGGACAGGCGGGGGACAGGGATTGTCTTCATGACCCCAGAAAGGTCCAAGATCCCTGACTCGTTCACACTGACTTCAGCAGCTTCAAACAACGGAATATTCAGCCTGGGTCTCACTTTGGAGCCTCTGACAGTGTATGGAAAAGATCGTTAATCAACTGAAAGGGATCTACACTATTCAGAAAGAGGATGTCATCAAGACACGCAAGTTTCTAAGTCAATTCCTCGAAGTCAATGTCGAGCATGTTCCACGGTCACAGAATCATTATGCCGATGCGCTGGCAAGTTGAGCGGCAGCCTTGGCTCTTGGTCCAAACCAATCCATGCAAATCAGAGTAGAAGAATGAAGGTTGTTACCGTCAGTATTAGAAGAACTGCCCTACCTTCACTCTCCGTTTCCGTCTATGAAATAGGAAGGACAGACTGGAAGAAACCCTTTGAAGACTACCCCTCTTCCCGAAAGCTTCGCGGGGCACTTCCCCAGGATCAACGCCTCAAACTCATGAGAAAAAGGCGGGCTCCTAGATACGTATATGTCAATGACACTGTCTATCGGCGATCCTTCGATGGGATCCTATCCTATTAAGGAACGAGGAAGAATCCCAAAAGAAGCACATGGAGGTCTTTGTGGTGCACATCAGCAGGACCTCAGTTGTACCATCAATTGAGACAAAAGGGAGACTGCCTTCTATGATAAAGGATGCTATCCAGTTTTCCAAAAGATGTCACGTGTTTCAAATACACGCGGACTTGATCAGAAAACCGCCGGAACCTCTACATCCTACTATTCTTTCCTTTCCTTTCGATGCATGGGGGACGGGCCAACCCCCATCATATCAAGGGCACATGTGCCTCCGCGAAAGACTCTTTCTCCAAATGGGCAGAGGCCATCCCCCTGAAGGAAGTGAAAGGATAGACTTGAGGTCCACATTATATACCGCCTTCCAGAATGATATCCGACCGTTCCAGAATCGGATTATGGCTCAGTTCCGTATTCAGCAATCTTGATCCTCCGCTTGATGGGAGAAAGGAGGACCGGGGATCAAATCAAGCCCTTTGAAAGTCAAGTCAGTTCAAGCGGAAGCCTTCAACAAGACGCTTTGCAAGTTCTTGAAGAAGGACAAGAAGAAGCGTGAATGGCATGAGAAGATGCTCGAGAACTTATGGGCTTATCGCACTACCGTCAGAACACCCACGGGGTCCACACCCTATGAGTGTTCGGCGGCCCTTGGAAATGCAGCTCGTTCAGAGTACAAGAGGAACTGACTGATGAAGAAAATGCTAAGCTGCGCTTAGCGGAGCTAGAAGCCCTAGATGAAAGAAGGCTAAAAGCACAGCAAAAACTGGAGATCCACCAGTCACACATGGCTCAGGCAGTCAACTCGGATGCCCAGTGGTTACTCGTCCTTTCCATACGCTCGCTAATCTTCTTCTTCCTGACGCTCGAGACAGTTGTACGTCCTTTCAGTGATCGATGAAAAAACGTGCGTCTCGTCCTCTTTCTTCTCTGCTTCTTGTTCTGCATCTGTCCCTTAGCCAACCGACAAGTCCTGCACCCTATCACGAACTTCTCAACATCTGATCTCATCCCTGGCCAAGCCAGTGGTCATCAGCTCGACCGTTTTGTCTCGTCCGACATGACCACCCCGCGGAGCCCCCCTCTCTGTGGCTGTGTAATGCTTTCTTTCCGGTCCCTCGCTCATGCCCGGCCCACCTAGCCTGGTTTTTCGATAGGGCTGCTCGACGAAAAGTACACGATCACACAACAACTTGAAAACTTCATCGTGACCAACATTAGTATCAGAACTGAAAGGCTTTGAAATCCCCGAAAGCTGACTGTAGTGTAGAAATGATTCAAACAGACCTCAATTCAATAATAGCTGAACGGTCTCTATACACAAAACTGAAAACAATGCCTCGACGCCTTAGACATGATGATTTTAAGTTATCTTTCTCATTTGGCTTTGACCAACTGGGCTTTTGCACTAGGCTACATGTGGATAGCTTTGCAGCAAGTCACATATTACAGAATCGTGCAATGAAGAGGGCTTTTCTTTTTTAACAAAGCCGTCAGTCAAATATCATGTCTATGAAAACGTTGGCGCGGCAATACCTCACCACCACCGCGCCGGGCTCCACCCCTGTTCCGAAAGACTTGATCAAGATCCAAAAAAGCTGTTTGTTTTTGATGCCATCCCAACCATAAAGGTGACAGTCTTCGCCACAAAAAGGGGCGATTGGAAAAGGTCCTTGTAGTGCCTCTGATCGATCAAGAATCTCTTCCGAACGACCAAGTCAGAATTAAAAAACGATGTTTCCTTGGCCGTGTGGAACATGGATGAGCATTATGTCATTCTTACAAGTGATCCCCCATTCAGGACTGGAAGAAGTGCTATATGAGGACTTCGAGATCAGATATAGAATGTTTCTTTCCATTCCTCGTGAGCCACTGATTTCTCCGAAACAAGAGATCAAAGTGTTCCTTTTTTTTCCCATTAAGTCGACGGCGTTACACCATTGGGATACTTCGAATAAACAGGAGTACATATAGGATACACCGGTGCTCAAACCTTTTCTCGAGATATCTTCCAAACTGTTGGGGTCGTTGCTCCGGACGTTGTTCCCTCTTCGTTGGTGTGAAATCAGTTGGTTCCGTAGTTTGAGAATTCTGCTTATCCCAAGTATTCCATCTCCATCATTGCATAGGGGAATATAAAAAGTAAAGAGGAGAAGGCATGACCAGAAGAATTGTGTGAAATAAGTGAATTTATCCAGTTGAGGCATGTTGGATTGAGAAAACAGGATTCCCTCCAGAAAGAAAAAGACTCCTTCCTGTCAGAGTAGTTCTAGTTCACTGTGGTTGGTTCTTTTCTTCCTTCGTTGACCAACGGAAAGCATGGGAGAAACTACTGATCTGTCCTCATCCGCTCGCCTACGGCTCGCTCACTGCCTTCTGTCTTTCCAAGCAGCAGCGAGTTACGCCAACGAGCCTACCCTTGCGGAGCAAGTTCTTGGAGTGCAGCCCACGCCTACCCACCTTCTTTTCCCCTTGACCCCCCGTATGGGTCGCTCGGCTGTGGGACGGATGCCTTGCTCCCTTTTTCCTAGCGCCTGACGGTTGGAGGGGCGACCGACTAGTGGGATCAGCTTCTCACCCTGACACACGCTCGTCCAGCGCAGCGGCCGGCTCACCGGCGCCAACTTAACTTCTTCTGTCTTTGGGACAAAAAGACCAACCAATACAAATGAATACGAGGAGCGCGTCTTTTAAATTAAATTAAGGACGGACGAGGGCCACCAAAGAAGAGAGAGAATGACAGCAGAGGCTGGCTTCCAGACAGACGTAGGCATCACCAGTCGCCTTTATCCAGTTTCTCGATCTCCTTGATGATATCTCGCCAGATTCTACTATTTGAGTTGTCTCCTGCACTCAAGATGTCTTTAAAAGCTTTCAGCCTTGCGGTCGGCTCTTTGTCCCATATCTCACAGAGATAGAGATCAACCCCTCGCCGTACGTCCTCTGGATCACGGATTTGAATCCCCCGACGCTCAAGGACGTCGCGGGCCTTGTTGACGAT encodes:
- the atp8 gene encoding ATPase subunit 8; translated protein: MPQLDKFTYFTQFFWLCLLFFTFYISLCNDGDGILGISRILKLRNQLISHQRRGNNVRSNDPNSLEDILRKGLSTGVSYMYSCLFEVSQWCNAVDLMGKKRNTLISCFGEISGSRGMERNILYLISKSSYSTSSSPEWGITCKNDIMLIHVLHGQGNIVF